The DNA window ATGGGCTACGAAGATGCACACTATGAATAGTTTCGCATCGAACGGGTACAGAGCGTCAGACCACATCGACCGCTGACGGCGAACTCGGCAACACGGAAGGCTCCCGATGACAGAGACCACGACCGCCGCTCCAGCCACACCGGACTCCGTGGTGGGCACCGTCGACTACCAGAGCATCTGGGGCTATCTCCGCGAGCTCGAGTTCCGTCAGGGCTTCCTCGTTGTCGACAACGTCAGGACCCGATACGCCGAAGCGGGTTCTCCGGACAAGCCGCACGCGATCCTGCTGCACGGCACCGGTGGGCACTGGGAGACGTTCGCACCCAACCTTGCCGCGCTCAGCGAGCACTATCACTGCGTCGCAGTCGATCTCGTGGGCAACGGCTTTTCCGACAAACCAGACTACGACTACGAGATCGCCGTATACGTTCGCCAAATCGTGGCTGTCATGGATCGATTCGGTATGGACAAAGCTCACTTCATCGGCATGTCTCTCGGCGCGTGGGTATCCGCCGCCGTCGCTGTCGAGCACCCCACTCGCGTGCACAAGCTGATTCTGATGTCTCCCGCGGGGCTGGTCGCCACCGCGTCGAACATGGCCAGAATTCGCGCCGAACGCACTGCGGCCGTCGAGAATCCGACATGGGAGTCCATTCACAAGGTCTTCGAACATCTCATCGCAGACGAGTCGCGCCGCCTTCCGGACCTGATCGCTCTGCGCCAGGCCATCTATCGCCGCGAGGACACGCGCGCCTCGAT is part of the Nocardia sp. NBC_00565 genome and encodes:
- a CDS encoding alpha/beta fold hydrolase, translated to MTETTTAAPATPDSVVGTVDYQSIWGYLRELEFRQGFLVVDNVRTRYAEAGSPDKPHAILLHGTGGHWETFAPNLAALSEHYHCVAVDLVGNGFSDKPDYDYEIAVYVRQIVAVMDRFGMDKAHFIGMSLGAWVSAAVAVEHPTRVHKLILMSPAGLVATASNMARIRAERTAAVENPTWESIHKVFEHLIADESRRLPDLIALRQAIYRREDTRASIEHLLILQDAAARDRNLIPEQKWATITAPTMIVASGKDHGEYQSTARTVARLIPNSEIFEMADVRHWPHFEDPDSFNPAALTFLAKSAQADG